The following coding sequences lie in one Pseudorca crassidens isolate mPseCra1 chromosome 2, mPseCra1.hap1, whole genome shotgun sequence genomic window:
- the DRAXIN gene encoding draxin isoform X2 gives MAGPTTHVAPMLFLALLLLLELSLAVSLGPGSSARNLPENHIDLPGPALWTPQTSHHRQQGLGKKERDPGTPGRAQDGAVVSTTRQASRLPGAGGLLPRQSPAGLLQDKDLLLGLTLPYPEKQSRSPGSERVKKRGREHKRRRALVRGPSSLMKKVELSEDQAPDAAMEESSTSLAPTILYLTTFKAAPATEESLILPVTSLWPQAHPRPDGEVMPTLDMALFDWTDYEDLKPEVWPSTKKKEKHRGKLSSDGNETSPAEGEPCDHHQDCLPGTCCDLREHLCTPHNRGLNNKCFDDCMCVEGLRCYVKFHRNRRVTRRKGRCVEPETADGDQGSFINV, from the exons ATGGCTGGGCCCACCACCCACGTTGCCCCCATGCTGTTCCTCGCCCTCCTCCTGCTACTGGAGCTGAGCCTGGCAGTCTCCCTGGGACCCGGAAGCTCTGCTCGGAACCTCCCGGAGAATCACATCGACCTCCCGGGCCCAGCACTGTGGACGCCCCAGACCAGCCACCACCGCCAGCAGGGCCTGGGCAAGAAGGAGCGTgacccaggcacacctggccgGGCCCAGGATGGGGCTGTGGTTTCCACCACCAGGCAGGCCTCCAGGCTGCCAGGGGCAGGGGGGCTGCTGCCTCGGCAGAGTCCTGCAGGCCTGCTGCAGGACAAGGATCTGCTCCTGGGGCTGACACTGCCCTACCCCGAGAAGCAGAGCCGGTCTCCAGGGTCAGAGAGGGTGAAGAAACGAGGCAGGGAGCACAAGAGAC GCCGAGCCTTGGTCAGAGGTCCCAGCTCCCTGATGAAGAAGGTGGAGCTGTCAGAAGACCAGGCCCCAGATGCCGCGATGGAGGAATCCTCCACCAGCCTGGCCCCCACCATACTCTACCTCACCACCTTTAAGGCAGCACCTGCCACAGAAGAGTCCCTGATCCTGCCCGTCACATCCCTGTGGCCCCAG GCTCATCCCAGGCCCGACGGGGAGGTGATGCCCACACTGGACATGGCCTTGTTTGACTGGACCGATTATGAAGACTTAAAGCCTGAGGTCTGGCCGTCTACGAAGAAGAAAG AGAAACACCGGGGCAAACTCTCCAGTGATGGGAATGAAACATCACCGGCTGAAGGGGAGCCCTGCGACCATCACCAGGACTGCCTGCCAG GGACCTGCTGCGACCTCCGGGAGCACCTCTGCACGCCCCACAACCGAGGCCTGAACAACAAATGCTTTGACGACTGCATGTGTGTGGAAG GGCTGCGCTGCTACGTCAAATTCCACCGGAACCGCAGGGTCACCCGGAGAAAGGGGCGCTGCGTGGAGCCCGAAACGGCCGACGGCGACCAGGGATCTTTCATCAACGTCTAG
- the DRAXIN gene encoding draxin isoform X1 codes for MAGPTTHVAPMLFLALLLLLELSLAVSLGPGSSARNLPENHIDLPGPALWTPQTSHHRQQGLGKKERDPGTPGRAQDGAVVSTTRQASRLPGAGGLLPRQSPAGLLQDKDLLLGLTLPYPEKQSRSPGSERVKKRGREHKRRKERLKLHRGRALVRGPSSLMKKVELSEDQAPDAAMEESSTSLAPTILYLTTFKAAPATEESLILPVTSLWPQAHPRPDGEVMPTLDMALFDWTDYEDLKPEVWPSTKKKEKHRGKLSSDGNETSPAEGEPCDHHQDCLPGTCCDLREHLCTPHNRGLNNKCFDDCMCVEGLRCYVKFHRNRRVTRRKGRCVEPETADGDQGSFINV; via the exons ATGGCTGGGCCCACCACCCACGTTGCCCCCATGCTGTTCCTCGCCCTCCTCCTGCTACTGGAGCTGAGCCTGGCAGTCTCCCTGGGACCCGGAAGCTCTGCTCGGAACCTCCCGGAGAATCACATCGACCTCCCGGGCCCAGCACTGTGGACGCCCCAGACCAGCCACCACCGCCAGCAGGGCCTGGGCAAGAAGGAGCGTgacccaggcacacctggccgGGCCCAGGATGGGGCTGTGGTTTCCACCACCAGGCAGGCCTCCAGGCTGCCAGGGGCAGGGGGGCTGCTGCCTCGGCAGAGTCCTGCAGGCCTGCTGCAGGACAAGGATCTGCTCCTGGGGCTGACACTGCCCTACCCCGAGAAGCAGAGCCGGTCTCCAGGGTCAGAGAGGGTGAAGAAACGAGGCAGGGAGCACAAGAGACGTAAGGAGAGGTTGAAACTGCACAGAG GCCGAGCCTTGGTCAGAGGTCCCAGCTCCCTGATGAAGAAGGTGGAGCTGTCAGAAGACCAGGCCCCAGATGCCGCGATGGAGGAATCCTCCACCAGCCTGGCCCCCACCATACTCTACCTCACCACCTTTAAGGCAGCACCTGCCACAGAAGAGTCCCTGATCCTGCCCGTCACATCCCTGTGGCCCCAG GCTCATCCCAGGCCCGACGGGGAGGTGATGCCCACACTGGACATGGCCTTGTTTGACTGGACCGATTATGAAGACTTAAAGCCTGAGGTCTGGCCGTCTACGAAGAAGAAAG AGAAACACCGGGGCAAACTCTCCAGTGATGGGAATGAAACATCACCGGCTGAAGGGGAGCCCTGCGACCATCACCAGGACTGCCTGCCAG GGACCTGCTGCGACCTCCGGGAGCACCTCTGCACGCCCCACAACCGAGGCCTGAACAACAAATGCTTTGACGACTGCATGTGTGTGGAAG GGCTGCGCTGCTACGTCAAATTCCACCGGAACCGCAGGGTCACCCGGAGAAAGGGGCGCTGCGTGGAGCCCGAAACGGCCGACGGCGACCAGGGATCTTTCATCAACGTCTAG